One Cyanobacteria bacterium GSL.Bin1 genomic window, AGATACTCAAACTAGCAATTCCTCTGCAGGAGTATCGCACACTCAAAGTTCTGTATCCATCCAAACCTGTCAATAAACTAACGCCAAGTAGAAACTTAAAAATAGGAGCTCAAAATGAAATTGAAGATACTTTCGCTAGGCTTATTCTCCCTTTCCACTCTGTTACCTCTAACCCCTGCTATCACTTCTCAGGCGAATGCAGCTTGTGTTATGGTTGATACAAATACTCAAGTAGCGATTCACGGCTCCCAAAAACCGGCATCCCAAAGCAACAATGTTGAAATGCAAAGTGCAGAAGATTGCTTCGGAAATGTGACAGTCTCTAATGGCACTCAATCTTCTATTACTCCCGGAGAAGTGCAACAAAGCCGTAACAGCAGTCATTATGTTGGTGGTGGCATCGAAAATAGCCATGGGCTCAGTGGACCCACCATCAGAGTTCCTGTCAGCACACAGGTCGATGCTTATAGCCCGGCTCACGATCCCAATGTTATCAATTTTGGAGAATGAAGATTAGTGAGAAGAGCGCTTTGGTGAGATGCTATAGTCTTGTGTCAACTTATCCTCTTTTGTCATTTTGAGTAGAAAATAAATGCTGAGTCGCTTCAATCTAATCCTTGGAAATCAAATCAAGCTTCATGTTACGAAATTTGCAGTCTCAGTTGTTCTCCGCCTGTAGTGACAGAAGAGGATTATTTAACTATTACCAGATTACCCATGGATACTAATTTTCTTACGCCCCAACTATCGTTACAAGAATCATTTGTCTTTGAAGGAACTGGGAATGTTATTTTTCAAGACTTAAATCAATTGCTTACCTTTGTTCCAATTACTATTCCTGATTCTTTTGAGCAAGACGAAGCATTACAAGCTTCTCTTCAGGCAATTACCGAAACTAAAAATGATAATAATCTTCTAACCATTGAACAAACCTCACCGCAGTCTGAGCAATCTGGCGAGAAGAAAGACAATAACAATGATGATCGCGCAACTGTTACCAACACCGGCACTGACGAGCAAAGCACCTCACCAATTCAGCTCAGTTTTCAAACCGTTGATTTGCTAGGGGACGATAATACGATTCAACAAGAAAGTCAACAGCTAGTCGCCGATCTATTTTTCTTTGAAGAAGAAAGGAGCGACTTAGGAGATTTTTTTGAGAGTGTCGCTCAGGATTTATTGCTCAGTTCATTACAATTTGCCTTTCAGGATATCATCATTGAAGGCGACGATAATTTTATCGAGCAGAGTATCAATCAGACAATTACAGCGTTTGTCTTTTTAGATGAAGAAGAGATTATCAATAACACTAACTTTACACAGGTATCGATTCCGGAAATATTTCTTGGTGATGGCACGACTGTTGTTGATGATAATTTAATCAGTCAAGATACAACGCAATCAATTGCGCTCAATCTTAACTTTAGCGATGAGCCCATAATCTCCAATAATGGGGAGGGACAAATTGACGTCTTATCTGACTTCCCTATCGATACATTAATCAATGAGATTATTAGTGAAGAAATATTGGAAATTGCAACGCAAACTAGTTTCCAAGATGCTTTTATTACCGGAGATAATAATTTTATTATTCAGGAAGAGATTCAAGAACTTCTCCCGAATGTCTTCTCCGAAGAAATCGCCAGCAAGCTTACTGATGCAACTAAAGATGCCAAAATTCAAACTTTGGTAAAAAACTCAGTTGAGAACGTTATTAATAGTGAAGATGACAATGTTTTTGGTCAAACAGAGGTTTTCCTAGAGGGACGTCGTGAACAAGTTCGGACTGAAGAAACGAATCTCGGTAACTTAACCGCTGATGCCAACCTTGCAGCTGCCCAATCTGTAGATGAAAGCGTTAGGGTCTCTCTTATCAACAGTGGTGGAATTCGTACTGCCATTGGTGAAGTTGACGATCATGGGCAACTCTTACCGCCTCCGAGGAATCTAGAGACTGGCAAAGAAGAGGGACAAATTTCTCAATTTAATATTGTCAACAGTCTTCGTTTTAATAATGATCTCACTCTGCTCACCGTAACTGCCCAAGAGCTGGAACTCCTCTTAGAACATAGTGTAGCAGCGACCAAAGAGGGCGCGACTCCCAGCCAGTTTCCCCAAGTGAGTGGTTTGAGCTTTAGCTTTGATCCCAGCCAGCCAGCGATCGCGTTTGATGAGCAAGCGAATATCCTAACTGAAGGAGAACGTATTCAGAGTCTTTCGATTCTCAATGCAGATGGCAGTGTCCATGATGTCATTGTTGAAGAGGGTAACTTAATCGGCGATCCAAGCCGTGAGATTCGCCTAGTCACCTTAGACTTTCTTAGCGGGACCTTCTCCGACAGCGACTTTATTGGCGGAGAGGGCTATCCATTCCCGGCTTTTGCTGAAGATGTTGTCAATTTAAGTGAGGTTCTAACTGATCAGGGGCAAGCGACATTCGCAGATCCCGGTAGTGAACACGATGCTCTCGCTGAGTTCTTAGTTGAAAACTTCCCAATCGGTGGCAATGTTGCCTTTAATCAAGCTGAAACACCTCCTACTAAAGATGAGCGTATCATCAATTTGTCTGTGCAAAATAATGAATTCCACCGCCCTGATTCGCCAGTCCTAAAAGAACCGGGAATATTTGACCTCACAAACGAGGAGGTATTTGGACCAGCCGGAGAGGTCGTTACTGCCCATTTAGCCTCTGAGGTAATTTCTCGTGGAGTATTTAATAACTTGGTGGGCTTCTATACCGTGGCTGATAAAGCTGGTGGCATTGATACAGATGATGATGGGATCGCCGACCTGACACCGGGGGAGGACGGATATACAGAAGCCGCCTTGGCCAATGCCGAGGATGCTATTCTCAAACGAGGACAAACTGGATCCATTGAGTTGACCTCAGGAGAGATTGTGGTGCCCTTCTTACTCGCACGAGGGGGAGACCTTGATGAAATTCCAACAGAACTCCCGGAAGGCATTCAAGCGTACTTCCCTTATCTCGCTGCTAACACCGATGGTGCAGACCACTTCCGTCTTTTAAGTGACAACACCCTTGGCATTGAAGACTTGGAGGGGGGCGGCGACCAAGACTTTAACGACCTCATCTTCCAATTAGATTTTGCTTAACCGTTTCGCTTGACACTCCTTAGGTTTTCGAGTAGAAAAACCAAACTTTAATTGACCGCTTTGGGGATGACAGTTTCATCCGATTGGCTTGTGCAATAGTTTTCCAGCCATGCTAAACCTGTTAAAGAGCGAACAGGCGTAACAAAAATGTCACTTTCTGGCAAGTTGAGAGTAATTTCCTCTGCTGGTACAGTCGTTGGCCACAGCCACTGCAGCAAGGGGGATGCTTGAATTGCATTGACATTCAAACCACATAAGTTTTTTAACCAAGCCGTTTGGTTGCTTAAAGGAGCCAGTGCTTCTTCTCGAACGGCATTAAGAGTAACTTGTACCTCGGGTGCTTCTTGAGCGACTAAATTTTCTTGCCCCATTCCCAGCCCTGCTGCTAGTTCAATGCTGTCATAGAACATGGGCAGAATAAAGTATTCCACTACTCCAACAACACCATTGATAATCGAAACAAATTGACCGGCTCTCAGTTCAACAACCACATTACCTTCCTGATCCATCACTTTCACGGGACCTGTAGGACTATTCGTGAGCACCCCAACTAGGGAAGCATTGCGAGTCGTATCATGTTGAATAAAAAGTGCTGTCCCCTCAGAAACAATCGTCGCTTGGGGAGTGGTCATTGTACTCGTTCCCATTCCAGGGCGAATCATCACTAAAGCGGCTCCCCTCACTAACTCAAAACGGCGTTTTCCCGGTGGGAACCGAAACGTTGTTCTTTCTCCTGTGCGGACTAAGGTGCCTTCATTAAACAGGAGTTGGGCTTGTGAGCGAGCAGCCGTTCGCACCGCATCTCTAGGAGCCAAAATATCTCCAACTGTTGCTGAAGTCCAAACGCCTTGATTTTGCCGTTCTAATTCAACTTGATTTTGTTTTTTATAAATTTCAGCGCGCGTTAACACCGATTGTGCTACCGCAGGAGAAAGCCAGAAACTTGTTAATAAGAGTCCATTGACTAGGGCGTGAGGAAAAAGATATTTGAAAGCTGCCATCTTCTTCATAGAGGATCATTTTGCTCTATCTTGGCAGAATTTATCATTTTTTAGTAACTTAAATCATTTTAATCGAATGAATTTGAATTCAATCACTGGCCTCAATCAATTAGAAACGTAGAATTTCTCGGTCGTAATAATCAGGAGTGGGTTCTATTTCCCAAACCAATCCCTCGCCAGGTTCTAGCGCCACTTCTAGGGTTAGTTGATCAACGGCTGTCTCAGCCGTTACTTCATTGCCTGGAAAAGGCTCAAGTTCTTCTGTGAGCAATCTGAGTTTAAATCCAGATGGAATGCGTCCACCAGGAGCTAAACTGCGGAGTTCGATACACCATGCTGAAGAGACACGGTTATTAAGGGGAAAAAGCTGTAGTTGGTAAGGCTGGTTGGCAACGGTTAGCTCCCGGACAAAGGCAGAGGTAACTGTCTCTGACGTTTCTCCTCGAGCAGACGCTAAGCTGGGTTGAAAATTGACTCGTTGCCATCCCAGCTGCTGCGCTAGTCTAGAAACCCCCGTTTCTAACCACTGGAGGATAGAGTATTGTTCAGGGATTCCTCGACGTTTCTCAGCGAGTCGCTGTCTCCACCCTCCATGTTCAAGTAATGCGCCCCAGAGGGTAAACGGAACGGCTAAACGAGGTGGCACAATTGAAGGAGTCCCTAGCCGCTGTAATAGTTGTTCCGCTTGGGTGGAAGAAATGGCGGGTAAGGGTGTAATTGCAGCTTTTGTTTGTTCTTCAGGACAAAGTTTGCGAGCGATCCAAAGCACATTGAGATCTGAAATCAATTCTTCTTCACTGAGGAGATAGGATCGACTGCCAGCATCATACGCTGCGACTGTTTTAAGCCGTTGATGAGTGGTATATCCCCAAACTCTAATTAACTGTTCGTCCGGGTTAATCTGAACTGCAAGATAATAATCAGCAACCCAGCCTGGAATATCTACCCACTCTTGAGGAACTTCTAATTCGCTCAAGTCAACTGCTTCACTCGGAATTAGGACAATCCGGGAATGCTTAAAGCTAATCGCTACACCATTGACAACTTCCCAGAAACTAGAGAGAGCTGAAGAATGGGGCCAAGGTTCTGCTTTAGGATCTTGCTCTTGTTTTAGCCAGGGCAAAAAGGTTTGAAGACAAAGCTGGTTAAGATAAGAATTCCAGCGACTAGTAGCAGTTGCTGCGGACTGGCTTTCCTGCCAAGCAGAGGTTTGAATATCTGGAGATATGGCTAAAGTGAGCTCAGTGGGATTAGATAAGATTGAGTCAAAAGTCATCATAGATTTTCCTTTATGAGTCTAGAGAAAATAAGTTAAATTATTGGTTTAATGTCAATCCAATATTTTGGATATTTGAATGTAAGAACTGTCCAAGTGATTAGGACTCGCTTGTTTCAGTTAGCGGCTCACGATAATAACTGACCAGCCATTCTTCTAAGAGAGCACTTGTTGATTTAAGTACGTCTGATGTCAAAGAAATATGTAAAGTTTCTTGGCTCCACTGAGCCAGCGTTTGCAGCAGAAATTCCCTGACCTTAGTTAAACGTCGCGAAACGGTGTATTGCTTAATGCCCAATTGCTGAGCAATATTTTTTTGAGAAAGTTGTTCGGCATAATACAGGACTAACAGTTGTTGACTTTCTGAAGTTAGCTCAGTTATGGCTGCTGTTAAGACTTGCTGAACTTGAGTCTGTTGACTGATGCGTTTCTCGGTTTCTTCCTCAACAATGAGTTCAGTCAGTAACGAATCTTCCCCTTCTCCGGCTAAAGTGTCAACAAGCTCTCTCTCTTGGCCTGGTTTCGGAGTATTAATTGAAGTTACAGTGGGATAAAAATAGGCGCGAGCTGCTTTAGCACAGGCGAGGAGCCACTGTTCCATTTGTTCAGAACTCGCATCTGCTCCCGGAGACGGAAGAGATTGGTAACGCTGGCTATTGTAGAGCTCAGCAATCGTCTCCCAGGTTTCTGGGGTAGGTTTGGCTAGCTTACGAGTTGAACTCGCTTGAGTGGGAACATAGACCGTCTTAAAACAATTCCAAGCGAGAAGATAGCGGTGCATCTCAAAGGTTAGTCCCGCATTTTGGAGCGCTTCGGTAAGGCGCTTCTGACTAATTTTACGCAGTAATCCCCAGTCGGAGCAGATATCGATTTCTTGACGCTGTCGGAGAAACACGCGAATTTGATTATGAAAGGCTGAGCTAGCATAACTTTTCAACTTAAAGCCTTGATTGGGATCAAACCCTTTCAAAATTTTATCCATGCTCGCGATCGCGGCTTGAAAACGATCCGAAAGAGAATACTGAGTACTGCTAAAGTCAGTGACGGTTCTGTGAGCTGCCCAATAGCAAACTTCTTGCAGATAGGCAGATAGATGTCCTCTTGCCAAACTAGCGCGATCGCGTTGCCAAAATTTATACCAATAAAGCGCCCAAAAATGATCAGAATTTGCACTGTTTCCCATGGAACTTTGAGAAAGACAGCACCTCATACTCTGACGTAGGCGCGAATCAGTCACCCAACCGCTAAAACGATCAAGATCGAACTGAATAAAAGTTGAAAATTTTTCAATGATGTCTTGGCGAGGAAGCATAAATTGGCAAATTCCAAGCTATTAAACTTTGTAAAGTATTCTTGATTCCCCTTTTTGCATTACGGCCGACAGAATACAACCTCAAGTTCTGATCAATATTGGATTGTGCTATCTCAATCATAGCGATTTAGAATTAGAAAAAAGGGGCGCGATGACAGGCTAATCTAGAAATTTAGAACTGATTACTGATTGTCAGTTCAAGAAAGTAAAAAAGAAAATTGTTTTTCTTTTTCACGCTTTGGGAAATGTCTAAGATCATCTTCTCCTGTCACACAACCTTTAATTGTACATCAAGTGATCATCAGCTAAAAACCTTAATATTTCATAGTTATTTGAGTGACAAAAATCTTTTTCATATGTGATCAATAGTCATATCATCAGGAAACAGTAGTGTTTGTTTCTAAATAATAGGGGTCAAGCAAAACTTTATAATTAATCTTCACTTAAAACAATAGTAGACTGTGCGATAATTTCCCAAAGGACAAAGATACTTAGGTGTGTGAAATTAAAAAGCAAGGCTAAATCAATCTTAAACAATTTTGGCTATGTTTAAAAATCTTAGACTGAGACAAAAACTGACGCTTTTACTATTTCTGATTTTTATTGGTGGCTTATCTGTTGTTGGTATCGCTCTCAATATTGTTCTGGAGCGAAATGCAGAGCAAGAAATTGCTGCCAAGGGTCTGATTTTAATGGAAACCATGAACTCAGTTCGGAACTATACAAGCAATCAAATTCAGCCAGAATTAGTCCACAGACTAGAAGAGAAATTTTTGCCCGAAACAATTCCTGCTTATTCCGCACGAGAAGTTTTTGAAGGATTACGACAAAATTCAGACTATCGGGATTTCTTTTACAAAGAGGCAACGCTTAATCCCACAAATCTTAGAGATAAAGCGGATAGTTTTGAGACTGAGCTTGTCGAAACGTTTAGGAATAATGAAGAAACAAAAGAGCTACGAGGATTTCGTTCGACTCCTAGTGGCGATCTTTTTTACATCGCTCGTCCACTCACCGTTTCTCGGCCAAGCTGTCTGGAGTGTCATGGTACGGTTAGCGATGCACCAAAAAGCATGGTTGAACGTTATGGCAGTGTCAACGGCTATGGATGGAAACTCAATGAAATCATTGCCGCTCAGATGATGTCCGTTCCGGCAGATACAGTAATTACTCAAGCTCGCCAATCCTTATTTTTAATTTTAGGAATCGTCTCCGCTATCTTTGTTGCCATTATCTTTCTACTGAATATTTTCCTCCATCAAACAATTACACAACCTTTGAAGCACATTGCGCAGATGGCTGATCAAGTGAGTAAAGGGAATATGGCAATTGAGTTTGAACGATCAACTAATAATGATGAGATCGGTAATTTAAGTAAAGCATTTCAGCGGATGAAAATAAGTTTAGAGATGGCAATGAAGCGACTCAACCGTTCCCATCCGAGTAGAGGCAAGCAGGAATAAACGTCAAAATTTGAC contains:
- a CDS encoding DUF4114 domain-containing protein, which gives rise to MDTNFLTPQLSLQESFVFEGTGNVIFQDLNQLLTFVPITIPDSFEQDEALQASLQAITETKNDNNLLTIEQTSPQSEQSGEKKDNNNDDRATVTNTGTDEQSTSPIQLSFQTVDLLGDDNTIQQESQQLVADLFFFEEERSDLGDFFESVAQDLLLSSLQFAFQDIIIEGDDNFIEQSINQTITAFVFLDEEEIINNTNFTQVSIPEIFLGDGTTVVDDNLISQDTTQSIALNLNFSDEPIISNNGEGQIDVLSDFPIDTLINEIISEEILEIATQTSFQDAFITGDNNFIIQEEIQELLPNVFSEEIASKLTDATKDAKIQTLVKNSVENVINSEDDNVFGQTEVFLEGRREQVRTEETNLGNLTADANLAAAQSVDESVRVSLINSGGIRTAIGEVDDHGQLLPPPRNLETGKEEGQISQFNIVNSLRFNNDLTLLTVTAQELELLLEHSVAATKEGATPSQFPQVSGLSFSFDPSQPAIAFDEQANILTEGERIQSLSILNADGSVHDVIVEEGNLIGDPSREIRLVTLDFLSGTFSDSDFIGGEGYPFPAFAEDVVNLSEVLTDQGQATFADPGSEHDALAEFLVENFPIGGNVAFNQAETPPTKDERIINLSVQNNEFHRPDSPVLKEPGIFDLTNEEVFGPAGEVVTAHLASEVISRGVFNNLVGFYTVADKAGGIDTDDDGIADLTPGEDGYTEAALANAEDAILKRGQTGSIELTSGEIVVPFLLARGGDLDEIPTELPEGIQAYFPYLAANTDGADHFRLLSDNTLGIEDLEGGGDQDFNDLIFQLDFA
- a CDS encoding iron dicitrate transport regulator FecR, with the translated sequence MKKMAAFKYLFPHALVNGLLLTSFWLSPAVAQSVLTRAEIYKKQNQVELERQNQGVWTSATVGDILAPRDAVRTAARSQAQLLFNEGTLVRTGERTTFRFPPGKRRFELVRGAALVMIRPGMGTSTMTTPQATIVSEGTALFIQHDTTRNASLVGVLTNSPTGPVKVMDQEGNVVVELRAGQFVSIINGVVGVVEYFILPMFYDSIELAAGLGMGQENLVAQEAPEVQVTLNAVREEALAPLSNQTAWLKNLCGLNVNAIQASPLLQWLWPTTVPAEEITLNLPESDIFVTPVRSLTGLAWLENYCTSQSDETVIPKAVN
- a CDS encoding DUF1822 family protein, yielding MTFDSILSNPTELTLAISPDIQTSAWQESQSAATATSRWNSYLNQLCLQTFLPWLKQEQDPKAEPWPHSSALSSFWEVVNGVAISFKHSRIVLIPSEAVDLSELEVPQEWVDIPGWVADYYLAVQINPDEQLIRVWGYTTHQRLKTVAAYDAGSRSYLLSEEELISDLNVLWIARKLCPEEQTKAAITPLPAISSTQAEQLLQRLGTPSIVPPRLAVPFTLWGALLEHGGWRQRLAEKRRGIPEQYSILQWLETGVSRLAQQLGWQRVNFQPSLASARGETSETVTSAFVRELTVANQPYQLQLFPLNNRVSSAWCIELRSLAPGGRIPSGFKLRLLTEELEPFPGNEVTAETAVDQLTLEVALEPGEGLVWEIEPTPDYYDREILRF
- a CDS encoding sigma-70 family RNA polymerase sigma factor — encoded protein: MLPRQDIIEKFSTFIQFDLDRFSGWVTDSRLRQSMRCCLSQSSMGNSANSDHFWALYWYKFWQRDRASLARGHLSAYLQEVCYWAAHRTVTDFSSTQYSLSDRFQAAIASMDKILKGFDPNQGFKLKSYASSAFHNQIRVFLRQRQEIDICSDWGLLRKISQKRLTEALQNAGLTFEMHRYLLAWNCFKTVYVPTQASSTRKLAKPTPETWETIAELYNSQRYQSLPSPGADASSEQMEQWLLACAKAARAYFYPTVTSINTPKPGQERELVDTLAGEGEDSLLTELIVEEETEKRISQQTQVQQVLTAAITELTSESQQLLVLYYAEQLSQKNIAQQLGIKQYTVSRRLTKVREFLLQTLAQWSQETLHISLTSDVLKSTSALLEEWLVSYYREPLTETSES
- a CDS encoding DUF3365 domain-containing protein translates to MFKNLRLRQKLTLLLFLIFIGGLSVVGIALNIVLERNAEQEIAAKGLILMETMNSVRNYTSNQIQPELVHRLEEKFLPETIPAYSAREVFEGLRQNSDYRDFFYKEATLNPTNLRDKADSFETELVETFRNNEETKELRGFRSTPSGDLFYIARPLTVSRPSCLECHGTVSDAPKSMVERYGSVNGYGWKLNEIIAAQMMSVPADTVITQARQSLFLILGIVSAIFVAIIFLLNIFLHQTITQPLKHIAQMADQVSKGNMAIEFERSTNNDEIGNLSKAFQRMKISLEMAMKRLNRSHPSRGKQE